From the Deinococcus radiophilus genome, one window contains:
- a CDS encoding pilus assembly FimT family protein, giving the protein MRSPLRPTQGFTLIEVLLVIAVVGILLSIGWATYTRAIHSNQLTEQANRLARDLSGARSAAQRQSQNMRLILTANGYSVGPVGGTAAPSVMENGVTLSCTLNCNGELVYQAPFATLNGATGRVYQLRSPNASLPPVEVRVVGVTGKVSVVRGGS; this is encoded by the coding sequence GTGAGATCACCCCTCAGGCCCACGCAGGGGTTCACCCTGATTGAAGTGCTGCTGGTCATTGCTGTGGTCGGTATCCTGCTGAGCATCGGCTGGGCCACCTACACGCGTGCCATTCACTCCAATCAGTTGACCGAGCAGGCCAACCGACTGGCCCGTGACCTGTCCGGCGCGCGGTCGGCGGCGCAGCGTCAGAGTCAGAACATGCGCCTGATCCTGACGGCCAACGGATACAGCGTTGGCCCAGTCGGCGGCACTGCTGCGCCAAGTGTGATGGAAAATGGCGTGACCCTGAGCTGCACCTTGAACTGCAACGGGGAACTGGTCTATCAAGCTCCTTTCGCCACACTCAACGGTGCTACGGGCCGCGTATACCAACTCAGAAGCCCCAATGCTTCACTGCCGCCGGTGGAGGTCAGGGTGGTCGGCGTGACTGGCAAGGTCAGTGTAGTCAGAGGAGGCAGCTGA